From the Luteolibacter rhizosphaerae genome, one window contains:
- a CDS encoding PmoA family protein, with product MKPLLPLLLATVAICNAHAAEGLTATKEGSQMIIRSGKREILRYQAEAGELPRKDIKEVFRRGGYIESLFSPAGKRVNDDFPPNHIHHHGIWSPWTKTEFEGRQPDFWNMGDGKGRVDFVSLGDTWAKDGKVGFQAKHRFVDMTAKPEKAALLETWDLSAESDGKRNIIDLVITQTCATDSPLKLPEYHYGGLGFRGNRAWDGAANCKFLTASGITDRLKVNGAREPWCWVGGTVDGSTCGLTILCHPSNFRAPQPIRVHPTEPFFCYAPQQGGAMEIEPGKPYIARYRIIVTDGEADPAAAAKWAEDYAAIK from the coding sequence ATGAAACCCTTGCTCCCTCTCCTTCTCGCTACCGTCGCCATCTGCAACGCCCACGCCGCCGAGGGGCTCACCGCTACCAAGGAGGGCAGCCAGATGATCATCCGCTCCGGCAAGCGTGAGATCCTCCGCTATCAAGCCGAAGCCGGAGAACTTCCGCGCAAGGACATCAAGGAGGTCTTCCGCCGCGGCGGCTACATCGAGTCGCTCTTCTCACCCGCGGGCAAGCGGGTGAACGACGACTTCCCGCCGAATCACATCCACCACCACGGCATCTGGAGCCCGTGGACCAAGACCGAGTTCGAAGGTCGCCAGCCGGACTTCTGGAACATGGGCGATGGCAAGGGACGTGTGGACTTCGTCTCGCTCGGTGATACTTGGGCCAAGGACGGCAAGGTCGGCTTCCAGGCCAAGCATCGCTTTGTCGATATGACCGCGAAGCCCGAGAAGGCCGCGCTCTTGGAAACCTGGGATCTTTCCGCGGAAAGCGATGGCAAGCGCAACATCATCGACCTCGTCATCACCCAGACCTGCGCCACCGACTCACCGCTGAAGCTGCCCGAGTATCACTACGGTGGCTTGGGCTTCCGCGGCAACCGTGCTTGGGATGGAGCCGCCAACTGCAAATTCCTCACCGCCTCCGGGATTACCGATCGCCTCAAAGTGAATGGTGCCCGCGAGCCCTGGTGCTGGGTGGGTGGCACCGTCGATGGCTCGACCTGCGGCCTCACCATTCTCTGCCACCCCTCGAACTTCCGGGCCCCGCAGCCCATCCGCGTTCACCCCACCGAGCCCTTCTTTTGCTACGCACCCCAGCAGGGCGGCGCGATGGAGATCGAGCCCGGTAAGCCCTATATCGCCCGCTATCGAATCATCGTTACGGATGGCGAGGCCGACCCCGCCGCCGCCGCGAAATGGGCGGAGGACTATGCCGCCATCAAGTAG
- a CDS encoding inositol monophosphatase family protein, translating into MTDLELTVHAAKEAGKLLKANFGLEAAVDEATHHDIKLALDKESQKLIEDILLGARPGDALYGEEGLGGNQDSERQWIVDPIDGTVNFYYGIPHFCVSIALRVAGEVVVGVIHDPIIGETWTVERGGVPMLDGKPIKVSGREKLAECALFVGCGKDEEALKTGLERFRKASLKARKMRMMGSAALGLAYIASGRLDGYIESRISLWDIAAGKLLVEAAGGKVTLEPAKDADAWSIVATNGLIPVEEIL; encoded by the coding sequence GTGACCGACCTCGAACTCACCGTCCACGCCGCGAAGGAAGCGGGCAAGCTGCTGAAGGCGAACTTCGGCTTGGAAGCCGCCGTCGATGAAGCGACGCACCACGACATCAAGCTGGCGCTGGACAAGGAGTCGCAGAAGCTGATCGAGGACATCCTGCTGGGAGCACGCCCGGGCGACGCGCTCTACGGAGAGGAAGGGCTCGGCGGCAATCAGGACAGCGAGCGCCAGTGGATCGTGGACCCGATCGACGGCACGGTGAATTTCTACTACGGCATCCCCCACTTCTGCGTCTCGATCGCGCTGCGCGTGGCGGGCGAGGTGGTGGTCGGCGTGATCCATGATCCGATCATCGGCGAAACCTGGACGGTCGAGAGAGGCGGCGTGCCGATGCTCGATGGCAAGCCGATTAAGGTGAGCGGTCGCGAGAAGCTCGCGGAGTGCGCGCTCTTCGTCGGCTGCGGCAAGGACGAGGAAGCCCTGAAGACCGGGCTGGAGCGCTTCCGCAAGGCCTCGCTCAAAGCGCGCAAGATGCGCATGATGGGCAGCGCCGCACTCGGTCTCGCCTACATCGCGAGCGGTCGTCTCGACGGTTACATCGAATCCCGCATCTCGCTCTGGGACATCGCCGCAGGCAAGCTGCTGGTGGAAGCCGCCGGCGGCAAGGTAACGCTGGAACCGGCGAAGGACGCGGATGCCTGGTCAATCGTGGCCACCAACGGCCTGATCCCGGTGGAAGAGATTCTCTAA
- a CDS encoding outer membrane protein yields the protein MKSIATLALALALGSQAYAGEVTSNTTSSYSAPAESSSLWSWFVGGSAGYLLDNEEEFYTLHVGAKIGESGPLTHSLYLEGGWAEFETFPFDTEIIPVTLNYKLDYAINDRLSIYGGAGVGAAFVDTEVGPFSDDSVELTAQVFAGVGYDVTSNFQLFGGARWIWVDDSEIFNVPVEVGDDVGLELGARFKF from the coding sequence ATGAAATCGATTGCAACCCTTGCTCTCGCCCTCGCGCTCGGCTCCCAAGCCTACGCGGGCGAGGTGACCTCGAACACCACTTCGTCTTACTCGGCCCCGGCGGAATCGTCCTCGCTGTGGAGCTGGTTTGTCGGTGGTTCGGCAGGCTACCTGCTCGATAACGAAGAAGAGTTCTACACGCTGCATGTCGGCGCGAAGATCGGCGAAAGCGGCCCTCTGACCCACTCGCTGTATCTCGAAGGCGGCTGGGCAGAGTTTGAAACTTTCCCCTTCGATACCGAGATCATCCCGGTGACGCTGAACTACAAGCTGGACTACGCCATCAACGACCGCCTCTCCATCTACGGTGGCGCGGGTGTGGGTGCCGCCTTCGTGGATACCGAAGTGGGCCCCTTCAGCGACGACTCCGTGGAGCTGACCGCACAGGTCTTCGCCGGCGTCGGCTACGATGTGACCTCGAACTTCCAACTCTTCGGCGGTGCCCGCTGGATCTGGGTGGATGATTCCGAGATCTTCAACGTGCCGGTCGAGGTCGGTGACGACGTGGGCCTGGAGCTTGGCGCACGCTTCAAGTTCTAA
- a CDS encoding HAD-IB family hydrolase encodes MTPKLHAKKDRGLALFDLDGTLIAWDTQVLFCDHVLRREGWRRAYLLFFAAMLPAAKILGDEGMKRVFLSYLWGVERDKLDAWTRDFVAGFFPGRCYPEMLEKLQRHKDEGHLTILASASPEFYVREVARVLGFDLALGTSVEDARRMKLLPDLVNHKGAEKVRRISEILGPPLAEGRWPLSHGYSDSSADLPMLRCCLGNTLVNPSSKLTATGTLEGWEIVRPAKPWSGRRGHAWEMFRRATGL; translated from the coding sequence GTGACACCGAAGTTGCATGCCAAGAAGGATCGGGGGCTCGCCCTCTTCGATCTCGATGGCACCCTCATCGCTTGGGACACCCAAGTGCTTTTCTGCGATCACGTTTTGCGCCGGGAAGGCTGGCGTCGGGCTTACCTCCTCTTCTTTGCCGCCATGCTTCCGGCCGCGAAGATCCTCGGCGACGAGGGCATGAAGCGCGTCTTCCTCAGCTACCTCTGGGGCGTCGAGCGGGACAAGCTCGACGCATGGACCCGTGACTTCGTCGCCGGGTTCTTCCCCGGTCGCTGCTATCCCGAGATGCTGGAGAAGCTCCAGCGCCACAAGGATGAAGGCCATCTCACCATCCTCGCTTCCGCCAGCCCCGAGTTCTACGTGCGGGAGGTCGCCCGCGTTCTCGGCTTCGATCTCGCGCTAGGCACTTCAGTGGAAGATGCGCGCAGGATGAAGCTGCTGCCCGATCTCGTGAACCACAAGGGGGCGGAGAAAGTACGACGGATCTCGGAGATCCTTGGCCCGCCGCTGGCGGAGGGCCGCTGGCCGCTCAGCCATGGTTACTCGGACAGCTCTGCGGATCTGCCTATGCTGCGCTGTTGTCTCGGGAACACTTTGGTCAATCCCTCGTCCAAGCTCACCGCCACGGGCACCTTAGAAGGGTGGGAGATCGTTCGTCCGGCCAAGCCGTGGAGCGGTCGCAGGGGGCACGCATGGGAGATGTTCCGCCGCGCCACCGGACTTTGA
- the ispF gene encoding 2-C-methyl-D-erythritol 2,4-cyclodiphosphate synthase — protein MVGFGYDVHRFKEGRPLILGGVDIPHTLGLDGHSDADVLSHAIADAVLGALGLADIGHYFPPGDPACLNISSLKILEKAAALCAEQGYRLVNIDSTLVAEAPKILPHRDAMKANIGAALGLDPARVGVKATTNETMGFVGRREGIAAMAVALVAPL, from the coding sequence ATGGTAGGATTCGGCTACGACGTTCATCGTTTCAAAGAGGGTCGCCCCTTGATCCTCGGTGGTGTGGACATCCCACACACGCTCGGGCTCGACGGGCACTCCGATGCAGACGTGCTATCGCATGCGATCGCTGATGCGGTGCTGGGCGCGCTGGGCTTGGCGGACATCGGCCACTACTTCCCGCCGGGTGATCCGGCCTGCCTCAACATTTCCTCGCTGAAGATTCTGGAGAAAGCCGCGGCGCTATGCGCGGAGCAGGGCTACCGGCTGGTGAACATCGATAGCACGCTGGTGGCGGAAGCACCGAAGATCCTGCCGCATCGCGATGCGATGAAGGCGAACATCGGCGCGGCGCTGGGGCTGGATCCGGCACGCGTGGGCGTGAAGGCGACCACGAACGAGACCATGGGCTTCGTGGGAAGGCGCGAGGGAATCGCGGCGATGGCGGTGGCCCTGGTCGCTCCCCTCTGA